One segment of Oscillospiraceae bacterium MB08-C2-2 DNA contains the following:
- a CDS encoding glycoside hydrolase family 3 C-terminal domain-containing protein: MKKRFLALVTATVVTLSCCPTFSSMQITAAAADIAPMTAAPATPPIYQDESYSYEERAADMVARMTLAEKASQTAGYNSSAIPRLGIASYMWWNEALHGYSQEGWFGITTDGASYPSSYSMGTSWDTDLYYQEAVAIGSEIRERVKGNKYNLTMFSPTVNLARDPRWGRNDESYGEDPFLVGNMGASFVKGVEGKDINGDYIVTNSNGQGIKQAVTTIKHYAANNSEKNRYTSGADNVTQREMREYYTRPYRIVVDKADVSSVMMAYSSVNGIPISFSSFYMDTLLRQVFGFSGYIVSDCDSVATSFNRNVHKTNPLTASPYTLGEAYANAMASGLDLQCNAGETDGLGSYASNYKKMMLNQDGRPIRTDKGFFTEQQLDVSAHRLMTKRMQLGEFDQENKYITEGAARLSAGMNGGYLNGAAGQTKERIDLADELSRSTIVLLKNENNALPITEESIKQAAGSFKVGIIGPVGQSNFRGGYSSRLSNESNLVTIEQAIKTAFKDEATYNQAARDNLKIDYHYGYSSSVNRNRFTALDAKDIALDNVEENLDLAIVVVGQGSGDSREDGDRTDLHLAQAQVELIKQVKAKNPKKLILVMETYGPVHMEDGIVNNADAILWSSFNGFRKGTGFGEAITGKNNPSGRTNATWLKDMISDTPGFFDYSLYPSNNKGGRTYMYNVEDTIYPFGYGLSYADVAYAKADGEKSILGASAAGALDLGNGAAITMDSVIDVKFKISNTNNVDGKQVAQVYAVSPGAGTDPKIPLKRLVGFEKVEIAANGSETVSIPVKVSDLALYDEDKECYVLPAGEWTLWVARSSELKEGVDLSEKFTVTDGFIREDPSIVTVKPTQHGDNAKENGVSERVLFDLGTSELENTIQPNVAVTMANEKLYGTRVINNVPGKDIGVNPDDVNASTASWDMPDSAGKVSRIDNPDNLPQIGVQEVLPASYTIEYASNRPDVVQVGDKTDSGAFSAGPIVMKKAGVATITAKVTSPDGVSAETEFVVYVQGDAGLTDITIGGHSIEGFDGNTLHYSCPIVSDISADDPAYAVKAVAIDGVTVEYSATGKEGSFAPAPNGINPALLPGSVYIKVSGTGIAEQVYIVAFEDKFTSSSFVKGIIDDKWTVNNENKDSYTAVPGYGLKLAMSPGSISGTNRNWNNVFTRPGGGDWTITTKLYLPTRIGNRHVMLLAWEDEDNYIRVGYQGSNRSMSMAPEIGGASNGSISTATGIPQEDTPLVLYYKLQRKGTEYTAWYSEDGLNFKQVQSADGRRRGETSLVKNVQVGLFANGAAELDAYCEFIDITDTDGRTDQDVLNDAFAAVAEYLPGNIPTEISQDIKLAVPYDYTVKFESDSPYINKDGTLTGRPATDQEVAVKITLSHPKATVNGSSEVVVYNGPITLKASGTVPDPDYGVSKNSLEIETGGSNSFDLTMGSEAIKATIAVDDATIASVSHTNVTADQTVTVSALSKGETKIKVTWYGQNDKELGSKIITVFVAGASTDYGLSTDKLTIEKGSSKDFNLSMNTNVVMSAKIAVVNKDIASVSHETVTDSQTVTVSALKKGETQVKVTWYGLPNNHEIATEVIDVTVTEESTPVDKAALNALIAKASALTESDYTAESWAPLAEALAAAQSTVADNQATQETVDTAAAALQASIDGLVEAGEEVPVTALKITGSSTVKRNKTAQLAVVITPSNATDPHVTWTSLSPLVADVDENGLVTATSKTGFAIIQVTSANGVSAQFTIRVTA; this comes from the coding sequence GTGAAAAAAAGATTTTTGGCGTTAGTAACCGCAACAGTCGTTACCCTTAGTTGTTGCCCAACTTTTTCTTCTATGCAGATAACAGCAGCCGCGGCCGATATTGCGCCCATGACCGCTGCCCCTGCAACTCCCCCGATTTATCAAGATGAGAGCTATTCCTATGAAGAACGTGCCGCAGATATGGTGGCTCGTATGACTTTGGCAGAAAAAGCATCTCAGACAGCCGGATACAACTCCAGCGCGATCCCGAGGCTGGGCATCGCAAGCTATATGTGGTGGAACGAAGCACTCCACGGCTATTCCCAGGAGGGATGGTTTGGAATCACAACAGACGGCGCATCCTATCCTTCCAGTTATTCCATGGGTACATCTTGGGATACTGACCTTTATTATCAGGAGGCCGTAGCCATCGGCTCCGAAATCCGCGAGAGGGTGAAAGGCAACAAGTATAACTTGACCATGTTCTCACCCACTGTTAACCTCGCTCGCGATCCCCGCTGGGGCCGCAACGACGAGAGCTACGGAGAGGACCCCTTCCTTGTAGGCAACATGGGAGCCTCTTTCGTCAAAGGCGTTGAAGGCAAAGATATTAACGGGGATTACATAGTCACCAACAGCAACGGTCAGGGCATCAAGCAGGCCGTTACAACCATTAAGCATTATGCGGCCAATAACAGTGAGAAAAACCGTTATACCAGCGGCGCCGATAATGTCACCCAGCGTGAGATGAGGGAGTATTACACCCGCCCTTATCGCATTGTTGTGGATAAAGCCGATGTATCATCGGTAATGATGGCTTACAGCAGTGTGAATGGTATCCCCATCTCCTTCAGCAGCTTCTATATGGATACCTTGCTGCGCCAGGTTTTTGGCTTTTCCGGCTACATTGTTTCGGACTGTGATTCGGTTGCAACATCTTTCAACCGAAATGTTCATAAGACCAATCCTCTTACAGCATCGCCCTATACCCTTGGGGAAGCCTATGCCAATGCAATGGCCTCCGGATTGGATCTCCAGTGTAACGCAGGAGAGACCGATGGCTTAGGCAGCTATGCCTCAAATTATAAAAAGATGATGTTGAATCAGGATGGACGCCCGATCCGCACAGATAAGGGCTTCTTTACAGAGCAGCAGTTGGATGTCTCTGCCCACCGCCTGATGACCAAGCGGATGCAGCTTGGTGAATTTGATCAGGAAAACAAGTACATCACCGAGGGCGCCGCCCGCTTGAGCGCTGGCATGAATGGCGGCTATCTCAACGGCGCCGCAGGCCAGACCAAGGAACGAATCGATTTGGCGGATGAGCTTTCCCGATCCACCATCGTATTGCTTAAAAATGAAAACAACGCCCTTCCCATCACAGAGGAGTCTATCAAGCAGGCTGCCGGTTCCTTCAAGGTTGGCATTATCGGCCCTGTTGGGCAGAGCAACTTCCGTGGTGGATATTCCTCCAGGCTTTCAAACGAAAGCAATCTTGTCACCATCGAGCAGGCGATTAAGACTGCATTTAAAGATGAAGCCACCTACAATCAGGCTGCACGTGACAATCTTAAAATCGACTACCACTATGGTTACAGCTCTTCGGTTAACCGCAATAGATTTACGGCTCTTGATGCAAAGGATATTGCGCTCGATAACGTAGAAGAGAATCTTGACCTTGCTATTGTGGTTGTTGGTCAAGGCAGCGGAGACTCCCGAGAAGACGGAGACCGCACCGATCTGCACCTTGCCCAGGCGCAGGTGGAGCTCATCAAGCAGGTCAAAGCAAAGAACCCTAAAAAACTGATTCTGGTCATGGAAACCTATGGCCCTGTTCATATGGAGGATGGCATTGTCAACAATGCCGATGCAATTCTCTGGTCCAGCTTTAACGGATTCCGGAAAGGAACCGGATTTGGCGAAGCCATCACCGGTAAAAACAATCCCTCCGGCCGTACCAACGCAACTTGGCTTAAAGATATGATCAGCGATACCCCCGGTTTCTTCGATTACAGCCTGTATCCCTCTAATAACAAGGGCGGCCGTACTTACATGTATAATGTTGAAGACACTATCTATCCCTTTGGCTATGGCTTGAGCTATGCAGATGTTGCTTATGCCAAAGCCGATGGCGAAAAATCCATTCTTGGTGCCTCAGCTGCCGGCGCTCTGGATTTAGGCAACGGTGCAGCTATCACAATGGATAGTGTTATAGACGTCAAGTTCAAGATCAGCAACACCAACAATGTGGACGGAAAACAGGTCGCGCAGGTTTACGCCGTATCCCCGGGCGCAGGAACCGATCCAAAAATCCCCCTCAAGCGCCTTGTTGGATTTGAAAAGGTGGAAATCGCCGCCAACGGAAGTGAAACTGTATCCATTCCTGTCAAGGTTTCTGATCTGGCTTTGTATGATGAAGACAAAGAATGCTATGTTCTGCCAGCAGGCGAATGGACCTTATGGGTTGCCCGCTCAAGTGAGCTTAAAGAGGGCGTTGATCTTTCCGAGAAATTCACCGTGACGGATGGTTTTATTCGTGAAGATCCTTCTATCGTCACTGTAAAGCCCACTCAACATGGCGACAATGCCAAAGAAAACGGCGTGAGCGAACGTGTTCTCTTTGACCTTGGCACAAGTGAGCTGGAAAATACCATTCAGCCCAACGTGGCAGTCACTATGGCCAACGAAAAGCTTTATGGTACTCGGGTTATCAACAATGTTCCCGGTAAAGACATCGGTGTAAACCCCGATGATGTCAATGCTTCCACCGCTTCGTGGGACATGCCGGACAGTGCCGGAAAGGTAAGCCGTATAGACAATCCGGATAATCTGCCCCAGATTGGTGTCCAAGAGGTGCTTCCCGCATCCTATACCATTGAATACGCCTCAAACCGCCCCGATGTGGTTCAGGTAGGAGATAAAACAGATTCCGGTGCTTTCTCTGCCGGCCCCATTGTCATGAAGAAGGCGGGCGTAGCCACCATTACTGCAAAAGTTACCTCCCCCGACGGCGTATCCGCCGAAACTGAATTTGTAGTCTATGTGCAGGGAGATGCCGGCCTTACCGACATTACAATTGGCGGCCACTCCATTGAAGGTTTCGATGGAAATACACTGCATTATTCCTGCCCGATTGTTTCGGATATATCCGCCGATGACCCTGCGTATGCTGTCAAGGCAGTTGCCATTGATGGCGTGACCGTGGAGTATTCCGCAACCGGCAAGGAGGGCTCCTTCGCACCTGCCCCTAACGGGATAAATCCCGCCCTATTGCCCGGCAGTGTATACATTAAGGTATCCGGAACCGGAATCGCCGAACAAGTGTATATCGTTGCCTTCGAAGATAAATTTACTTCATCCTCCTTCGTTAAAGGCATAATTGATGACAAATGGACAGTGAATAACGAAAATAAAGATTCTTATACCGCTGTCCCGGGATACGGGCTCAAGCTCGCTATGTCTCCCGGCAGCATCAGCGGGACAAACCGCAACTGGAACAACGTATTTACCAGACCCGGCGGCGGCGACTGGACCATTACCACAAAGCTGTATCTCCCCACCCGTATTGGAAACCGCCACGTGATGCTGCTTGCCTGGGAGGATGAGGATAACTACATCCGGGTAGGCTATCAGGGCTCCAACCGCAGCATGTCCATGGCTCCGGAAATCGGGGGTGCTTCTAACGGCAGCATCAGCACCGCAACGGGAATTCCACAGGAAGATACTCCTCTGGTTCTCTATTATAAGCTCCAGAGAAAAGGAACCGAGTATACGGCATGGTATTCTGAAGATGGCCTGAACTTCAAGCAGGTTCAGAGCGCCGACGGAAGACGGCGCGGCGAAACAAGCTTGGTGAAGAATGTTCAGGTAGGCTTGTTTGCAAATGGTGCCGCAGAGCTGGATGCTTACTGCGAGTTCATTGACATCACTGATACAGACGGCAGAACCGATCAGGATGTGCTCAACGATGCCTTTGCAGCAGTCGCTGAATATTTACCGGGCAACATTCCTACCGAGATTTCGCAGGATATCAAGCTGGCTGTTCCCTATGATTATACCGTCAAGTTTGAATCGGATTCTCCTTATATCAATAAGGATGGAACTCTGACAGGCCGCCCTGCCACAGATCAGGAGGTAGCGGTGAAGATAACCCTCAGCCACCCGAAGGCAACGGTAAATGGAAGCTCAGAGGTTGTGGTTTACAACGGACCCATTACCCTCAAGGCTTCTGGAACTGTTCCCGATCCAGATTATGGAGTATCCAAAAACAGTCTTGAGATTGAGACAGGCGGCTCCAACAGCTTTGATCTTACCATGGGCTCAGAAGCTATCAAGGCAACGATTGCGGTTGATGACGCTACTATTGCCTCTGTGAGCCATACAAATGTTACAGCAGATCAAACTGTTACCGTATCCGCTCTGAGCAAGGGCGAAACCAAGATTAAGGTGACATGGTATGGGCAGAATGATAAGGAGTTGGGTTCCAAGATCATTACTGTATTCGTAGCTGGTGCTTCTACAGATTATGGTCTTTCCACAGATAAGCTGACAATTGAAAAAGGCAGTTCCAAGGATTTCAATCTGAGCATGAACACCAATGTTGTCATGTCTGCTAAAATCGCTGTTGTAAACAAGGATATTGCCTCTGTAAGCCATGAAACAGTCACCGATAGTCAAACGGTTACGGTTTCCGCGCTCAAGAAAGGTGAAACTCAAGTCAAGGTGACTTGGTATGGCTTGCCCAATAATCATGAAATAGCCACCGAGGTTATTGATGTAACGGTAACCGAAGAATCCACTCCTGTGGATAAGGCCGCACTGAATGCCTTGATTGCGAAGGCTTCTGCTTTGACTGAATCTGACTACACCGCAGAGAGCTGGGCACCCCTTGCCGAAGCCCTCGCAGCAGCCCAGAGCACAGTCGCAGACAACCAAGCCACTCAGGAGACCGTTGACACAGCGGCAGCCGCACTGCAGGCATCTATAGATGGGCTTGTAGAAGCAGGTGAGGAAGTTCCTGTTACCGCTCTCAAGATTACCGGCAGTTCCACTGTTAAGCGGAACAAAACCGCTCAGCTTGCTGTCGTTATCACCCCGAGCAACGCAACTGATCCCCATGTCACATGGACATCTCTGTCGCCACTCGTAGCCGATGTGGATGAAAACGGCCTGGTAACAGCTACAAGCAAAACAGGCTTTGCCATTATCCAGGTAACTTCTGCTAACGGCGTTTCGGCACAGTTTACCATTCGGGTGACGGCATAA
- a CDS encoding rhodanese-like domain-containing protein: MSKRVAPLAAITIGILFSFSACTTWAPPVSPPNLDTVNKNCQQTVKDGTYYSAAFDGTFFWAAGSGGRLTRIDENNIAENQKSFTDQDLKGMWSGDGKILVCGDNGTILYSADGKDFSLINTDSKEDLNSATSFNNTFFIGGSRGTILSSSEGTTWSQIQLPVQNDIISIEANDEMIMAITKETDYFISTDGVTWSWKNYNEYYEGYADLCIFNSLENMGDTFFVVGQMKDDPDRPFVMYTESGEIWFYKPLTEINGTDPSTLFPLNINSLGFNLDQIIAACNKGRLLTITNCAECNKMDEYTQQDLYDVIFGNEKLLMVGADYTHSIVDTNNIRQYNIKPEQAYEDYNYRGAIIIDVRSDEEWAEGHIAGALHIPVGEIGANLLKQVPDKTTTLIFYCAVGGRAQTALEEALKMGYQQVYNLGGISEWPYEIE; encoded by the coding sequence ATGAGCAAGCGTGTAGCACCCCTGGCTGCAATAACAATTGGTATACTCTTTTCTTTTTCAGCCTGCACCACCTGGGCCCCTCCAGTCAGTCCGCCAAATCTTGACACAGTGAACAAAAATTGCCAGCAGACCGTTAAGGATGGGACCTATTATTCAGCGGCCTTTGATGGAACTTTTTTTTGGGCCGCAGGATCTGGAGGGCGGTTAACACGCATAGATGAGAACAATATAGCGGAAAACCAGAAATCTTTCACCGATCAGGATCTTAAAGGAATGTGGAGCGGAGATGGGAAAATTCTGGTCTGTGGGGATAATGGTACCATCCTTTACAGCGCTGACGGAAAAGATTTCTCTCTTATCAACACCGATAGTAAGGAGGATCTAAACTCAGCCACCTCTTTTAACAACACGTTTTTCATTGGAGGCAGCCGCGGAACCATTCTCTCCTCCTCGGAAGGAACTACTTGGAGCCAAATACAGCTGCCGGTCCAAAATGATATCATCTCCATAGAGGCAAATGATGAAATGATCATGGCCATTACCAAAGAGACCGATTATTTTATTAGTACAGACGGTGTCACATGGAGCTGGAAGAACTACAATGAATATTACGAGGGCTACGCTGATCTTTGCATCTTTAACTCCCTAGAAAATATGGGCGATACATTTTTTGTGGTTGGCCAAATGAAAGATGACCCGGACAGGCCGTTTGTCATGTATACTGAATCTGGAGAAATCTGGTTTTATAAACCACTGACAGAAATTAACGGCACCGACCCATCAACTCTTTTTCCCCTCAACATTAATTCCCTGGGTTTTAATCTTGACCAAATTATAGCTGCCTGCAACAAGGGGCGCCTTCTTACAATAACCAACTGCGCGGAATGCAACAAAATGGACGAGTATACCCAACAGGATTTGTACGATGTGATCTTTGGAAATGAAAAACTGCTGATGGTAGGAGCCGATTATACGCATAGCATTGTTGATACCAACAATATTCGGCAATATAACATTAAGCCGGAGCAGGCTTATGAGGATTACAACTATCGCGGCGCCATAATCATTGATGTGCGTTCCGACGAAGAATGGGCAGAAGGACACATTGCCGGTGCGCTCCATATTCCGGTAGGAGAAATCGGTGCAAATCTTTTAAAACAGGTGCCGGATAAAACTACAACGCTTATATTCTATTGCGCCGTTGGCGGCCGGGCACAAACCGCCTTGGAAGAAGCCTTGAAGATGGGCTACCAGCAGGTGTATAATCTGGGCGGTATCAGCGAGTGGCCTTACGAAATCGAGTGA
- a CDS encoding 3'-5' exonuclease has product MPFPDEILHLEETNRKLDDALKEADADVGRLDGEYMEFKRYMVENRGEIDPHEMFQNELALNRIDNTGAFAVGMREKIAKLKESPYFSRIDFQEATAEESTAYYIGRFSFIHENELLILDWRAPIAGMFYDYEIGPAGFNAPQGRIEGALTRKRQFKIKAGKLEYALESSVNIQDELLQKELSHTSDEKMKSIIATIQKEQNQIIRNEKAGTLIIQGVAGSGKTSIALHRIAFLLYHFKDRLSAKNITILSPNKVFGDYISNVLPELGEEPIGELSFSDIANVQLEGVIGFEIDKDPLETNESTWAERVRFKSTLDFVKQMDSFIAQMPGMIFEPADYTYGRFTAKADAIKTRFLAYSKYPVKRRLQMVADDIFDRFDTDNYMEEDIPKSRTILKALSKMLKMRDTLSLYKEFYRHIEKPEMLVMPAKRTLEWADVFPFIYLHAAYEGLKESGTIRHLVIDEMQDYTPIQYAVINLLFKCQKTILGDFGQFINPNHLHTLDDIRQLYNTAELVELLKSYRSTYEIISFAQQINNTGTIEAIERHGEAPTIIKCQNKNDEFMRIKAGIEAFSQTTYSSLGIITKTNHEASMLYNQLSYHCDVNLISPESTHFLNGISITSIQMAKGLEFDEVIVPYVDEATYFTQYDRSLLYIACTRAMHKLTLLYTEEISPLLG; this is encoded by the coding sequence ATGCCCTTTCCAGATGAAATACTCCATCTAGAAGAAACAAATCGCAAACTGGATGATGCTTTGAAAGAAGCGGATGCCGATGTTGGCCGGCTCGACGGAGAATACATGGAGTTTAAGCGCTACATGGTGGAGAATCGCGGAGAAATTGACCCGCACGAAATGTTTCAAAATGAATTGGCATTAAACCGCATTGATAATACCGGAGCCTTTGCGGTAGGCATGCGGGAGAAAATTGCTAAGTTAAAGGAGTCGCCTTATTTCTCCCGTATAGACTTCCAGGAAGCCACTGCTGAAGAATCAACGGCCTACTACATTGGACGCTTTTCTTTCATTCACGAAAATGAATTATTAATATTGGATTGGCGTGCGCCTATCGCCGGTATGTTCTATGATTATGAAATTGGCCCGGCAGGTTTCAACGCTCCCCAAGGGAGAATAGAAGGTGCCTTAACCCGTAAACGGCAGTTTAAAATTAAAGCTGGCAAATTGGAATATGCTCTTGAAAGTTCTGTCAATATTCAAGATGAACTTCTGCAGAAAGAATTGAGCCATACTTCTGATGAAAAAATGAAATCTATTATTGCCACAATTCAGAAGGAGCAAAATCAAATTATTCGTAACGAAAAAGCAGGCACGCTTATCATTCAGGGCGTTGCCGGCTCCGGGAAAACCTCCATCGCCCTTCATCGGATTGCCTTTTTGCTGTATCATTTCAAAGATAGATTGTCCGCAAAAAATATAACGATCTTGTCCCCAAACAAGGTTTTCGGGGATTATATTTCAAATGTCTTGCCGGAGCTTGGCGAAGAACCGATTGGTGAGCTAAGCTTTTCTGATATAGCCAACGTGCAATTGGAGGGTGTCATTGGATTTGAAATAGACAAAGACCCGCTGGAAACAAATGAAAGCACATGGGCAGAACGTGTGCGCTTTAAGTCTACCTTGGATTTCGTAAAGCAAATGGACAGCTTCATTGCCCAAATGCCGGGCATGATTTTTGAACCTGCCGACTATACTTACGGGCGCTTTACTGCAAAAGCAGATGCGATAAAAACACGTTTTCTTGCTTATAGCAAATACCCTGTCAAACGGCGTTTGCAGATGGTTGCAGATGATATTTTTGACCGCTTTGATACTGACAATTACATGGAAGAAGATATTCCAAAAAGCAGAACCATTCTGAAGGCTTTAAGCAAAATGTTAAAAATGAGAGATACACTATCCCTCTATAAAGAATTCTACAGGCATATCGAGAAGCCGGAAATGCTTGTTATGCCCGCAAAAAGAACATTGGAATGGGCTGATGTTTTTCCCTTCATTTATCTTCATGCTGCTTACGAGGGTTTAAAGGAGAGCGGAACAATTCGACATTTGGTTATTGATGAAATGCAGGATTATACGCCTATCCAATATGCGGTAATCAATCTGCTGTTTAAATGTCAAAAAACAATTTTGGGGGATTTCGGCCAATTTATCAACCCCAATCATCTCCATACACTAGACGATATACGGCAGCTATACAATACGGCTGAATTGGTTGAACTATTAAAAAGTTATCGTTCTACCTATGAGATTATCTCTTTTGCCCAGCAGATCAACAATACAGGAACAATAGAAGCCATAGAACGTCATGGAGAAGCCCCCACGATAATTAAATGTCAGAATAAAAATGATGAGTTTATGCGTATAAAAGCCGGGATTGAAGCCTTTTCTCAAACAACATATTCCTCGCTTGGGATTATTACAAAAACCAATCATGAGGCAAGCATGCTTTACAACCAGCTATCGTATCACTGCGATGTAAACTTAATTTCGCCGGAAAGCACCCATTTTCTCAATGGTATATCAATCACATCCATACAGATGGCAAAGGGCCTGGAATTTGATGAGGTCATAGTCCCTTATGTGGATGAGGCCACTTATTTTACGCAATATGACAGGAGCCTGCTTTATATTGCCTGCACACGGGCTATGCACAAGCTAACGCTTTTATATACAGAGGAAATATCCCCTTTATTGGGGTAG
- a CDS encoding helix-turn-helix domain-containing protein: MVNNSIKNTALAIDYIEAHLTEKIDLDIVANAVHYSKHHLHRMFANTIGLTIHEYVQRRKLTEAAKLLVFSNKPILDIALLAGYESQQAFTNIFTSMYKQPPNKYRDNEKFYPLQVKFEFEAGYDMLDHEDNAQWNIDFASEEDIPCWMLLVRLVIDGFPHLHEDEYIQVLKQRIKTKQALLLKDNKIAIGAMLFSYKTGSIDFMGTHPLYRKKGIPQAFLDKAMSELLKGKKISITTYREGDKADTGHRKAIMELGFAEAELLVEFGYPTQRFVLPKEKTDEHRREI; the protein is encoded by the coding sequence ATGGTAAATAACAGCATCAAGAATACAGCCTTAGCCATTGATTATATCGAAGCCCACTTAACTGAAAAAATCGATTTGGATATTGTAGCAAACGCAGTTCATTATTCAAAACACCATCTCCACCGTATGTTTGCCAACACCATTGGGCTCACCATTCATGAATATGTTCAGCGCAGGAAGCTAACCGAAGCCGCCAAGCTGCTGGTTTTTTCAAATAAGCCAATTCTTGATATTGCTCTGCTTGCTGGATACGAAAGCCAACAGGCGTTTACAAATATTTTCACTTCCATGTATAAGCAACCTCCCAACAAGTATCGGGATAATGAAAAATTTTATCCTCTACAAGTAAAATTTGAATTTGAGGCAGGATACGATATGCTGGATCATGAAGATAACGCCCAATGGAATATTGATTTTGCATCAGAAGAGGATATACCCTGTTGGATGCTTCTGGTTCGGCTGGTTATTGACGGTTTTCCACATCTGCATGAAGATGAATATATACAGGTATTAAAACAGCGAATCAAAACCAAACAAGCCTTGCTATTGAAAGACAATAAGATTGCAATTGGAGCCATGCTGTTTTCCTATAAAACGGGAAGCATTGATTTTATGGGAACGCACCCACTTTACCGTAAAAAGGGGATTCCTCAAGCATTTCTTGATAAGGCAATGAGCGAACTGCTCAAAGGAAAGAAAATTAGTATTACCACATACAGAGAGGGTGATAAAGCAGATACCGGACACCGTAAAGCAATTATGGAATTAGGATTTGCAGAGGCCGAGTTACTGGTGGAGTTCGGTTACCCAACACAACGATTTGTTTTGCCGAAGGAGAAAACCGATGAGCACAGGAGAGAAATTTAG
- a CDS encoding IS110 family transposase: MNAVGIDISKGKSMVSVLRPFGELVAKPYEVRHTSSELSELTKRLKSLEGETRVVLEHTGRYYEPVAQMLHDAGVFVSAVNPLLIKEYGNNSLRKVKTDKADALKIARYGLDNWAELRQHTPMDTIRYQLKSMNRQYGLYTKNKTALKNNLIALLDQTYPGVNALFESPVRADGSQKWVDFAASFWHVDCVRGIGQISFVERYRKWCKRHGYNFSTAKAAQIHAEAKELIAMLPKNPLSKVMVQEAITQLGTVSKTVEVFRAEMNRLAQELPEYEVVMGLYGAGKSLGPQLMAEIGDVRRFAHKGSLTAFAGVDPGANQSGSYEAKSTRSSKRGSPELRKTLFILMTILLQKAPPDDPVFQFLNKKRAEGKPYHVYMTAGCNKFLRIYYGRVKEYMNTLDKPVDMDSTGLSR, encoded by the coding sequence ATGAACGCAGTCGGGATAGATATTTCCAAAGGGAAAAGCATGGTGTCGGTTCTTCGTCCCTTTGGGGAGCTGGTGGCAAAGCCCTATGAGGTACGCCACACCTCCAGTGAACTCAGCGAGCTGACAAAGCGGCTGAAAAGTCTGGAGGGCGAGACGCGGGTGGTTCTGGAACACACGGGGCGGTACTATGAACCGGTGGCCCAGATGCTGCATGACGCCGGAGTTTTTGTCAGTGCGGTCAATCCGCTGCTCATCAAGGAATACGGGAATAACTCGCTCCGTAAGGTCAAGACGGACAAAGCGGATGCGCTCAAGATTGCCCGGTATGGCCTTGACAACTGGGCCGAATTGCGCCAACATACTCCTATGGATACGATTCGCTACCAACTGAAAAGCATGAACCGGCAATATGGTCTGTACACCAAGAACAAGACGGCGCTGAAGAACAATCTCATTGCCCTGCTTGACCAGACCTACCCCGGAGTCAACGCCCTCTTTGAAAGCCCCGTTCGTGCGGATGGCAGCCAGAAGTGGGTGGATTTCGCCGCGTCCTTCTGGCACGTGGACTGCGTAAGGGGTATAGGACAGATCTCCTTCGTGGAGCGTTACCGCAAGTGGTGCAAGCGGCACGGATACAATTTCAGTACCGCCAAAGCTGCCCAGATTCACGCGGAAGCGAAAGAACTGATTGCCATGCTGCCGAAAAATCCGCTGTCCAAAGTGATGGTGCAGGAAGCAATTACACAACTGGGTACCGTTTCCAAAACCGTGGAGGTGTTCCGCGCGGAGATGAACCGGCTCGCACAGGAGCTTCCTGAATACGAAGTGGTTATGGGGTTGTATGGTGCCGGAAAATCTCTCGGGCCGCAGCTTATGGCGGAGATTGGCGATGTTCGCCGCTTTGCACACAAGGGCTCCTTGACGGCCTTTGCAGGGGTTGACCCGGGCGCAAACCAGTCCGGAAGCTACGAGGCGAAAAGCACGCGTTCGTCAAAGCGGGGCTCTCCGGAACTGCGAAAGACGCTCTTTATCCTCATGACAATCCTGCTGCAAAAAGCGCCCCCAGACGACCCTGTGTTTCAGTTTTTGAACAAAAAACGAGCCGAGGGTAAGCCCTATCATGTCTACATGACCGCTGGCTGTAACAAATTCCTGCGTATTTACTACGGCAGGGTAAAGGAATACATGAATACTCTGGACAAGCCTGTGGATATGGATTCCACTGGGCTATCTCGCTAA